The following are encoded together in the Cyanobacterium aponinum PCC 10605 genome:
- a CDS encoding NuoF family protein — translation MELHELQAIALETVNSRKPIRVLYCNAAGCQSSGAAEVAKALEDAIVSQRLKEKVDLCAVGCMRFCGRGCLVDVNGKLYENVRPEDAYLMILALQNSQVNPTAPEGDYNHPFFALQMPVVLENSGKIDPEKIEDYIAVGGYQQLYHVLHEMTPEEVVKEITISGLRGRGGGGYPTGLKWATVAKMPNEQKYVVCNADEGDPGAFMDRSVLESDPHRIIEGMAIAAYAVGANEGYIYVRAEYPLAIARLQKAIQQAKRKDLLGTQIFDSLFDFKVEIRVGAGAFVCGEETALIASIEGKRGNPTPRPPYPAQSGLWGSPTLINNVETFASVVPIIRQGGTWYSSIGTATSKGTKVFALTGKVQNTGLIEVPMGTTIRQIVMEMGGGVTDNAQVKAVQTGGPSGGCIPFELFDTPVDYESLRELGTMMGSGGMIVIDEDTNMVGLARFYMEFCRGETCGKCIPCRTGTVQLYQMLTKILNGEATEKDLQALRHLSEMVKATSLCGLGQTAPNPVLSTLKYFENEYQELLKV, via the coding sequence ATGGAATTGCATGAACTACAGGCGATCGCACTTGAAACCGTTAACTCTCGTAAACCGATTCGGGTTTTATATTGTAATGCCGCAGGTTGTCAATCTTCAGGGGCGGCGGAAGTAGCTAAGGCTTTGGAAGATGCGATCGTATCTCAGAGATTAAAGGAAAAAGTTGATTTATGTGCCGTGGGTTGTATGCGTTTTTGCGGTAGAGGTTGCTTAGTAGATGTCAATGGAAAACTCTACGAAAATGTGCGACCAGAAGATGCTTATCTTATGATTCTAGCCCTACAAAATTCTCAAGTAAACCCCACTGCCCCAGAAGGAGACTATAATCATCCTTTCTTTGCCTTACAAATGCCCGTTGTCTTAGAAAATAGTGGCAAAATTGACCCTGAGAAAATCGAAGATTACATCGCTGTTGGTGGTTATCAACAGTTATATCATGTTCTTCATGAAATGACCCCCGAAGAAGTCGTCAAAGAAATTACCATCAGTGGATTAAGAGGCAGAGGTGGAGGAGGTTATCCTACTGGCTTAAAATGGGCAACCGTGGCGAAAATGCCTAATGAGCAGAAATATGTAGTTTGTAATGCGGATGAAGGTGATCCCGGTGCATTTATGGATCGTAGTGTCTTAGAAAGTGATCCTCATCGTATTATTGAAGGAATGGCGATCGCCGCTTATGCGGTGGGAGCAAATGAAGGATATATTTATGTTCGGGCAGAATATCCTCTAGCCATAGCCCGATTACAAAAAGCCATTCAACAGGCAAAACGCAAAGACTTGCTAGGGACACAGATATTTGATAGTCTCTTTGACTTTAAAGTAGAAATTCGAGTTGGAGCAGGGGCATTCGTTTGTGGCGAAGAAACAGCCCTTATCGCCTCCATCGAAGGGAAAAGAGGAAATCCCACCCCTCGCCCCCCCTACCCTGCCCAGTCAGGTTTATGGGGAAGCCCAACCCTCATTAATAACGTGGAAACCTTCGCCAGTGTTGTACCAATTATTCGTCAGGGAGGGACATGGTATAGCAGTATTGGCACAGCTACCAGTAAAGGTACAAAAGTTTTTGCTTTGACGGGAAAAGTCCAGAATACAGGCTTAATTGAAGTACCCATGGGAACTACTATTCGGCAAATTGTCATGGAAATGGGGGGAGGAGTCACAGATAACGCCCAAGTTAAAGCAGTGCAAACGGGAGGACCTTCTGGGGGATGTATTCCTTTTGAGCTTTTTGATACCCCTGTGGACTATGAATCACTGAGGGAATTAGGCACAATGATGGGTTCTGGGGGAATGATTGTTATCGATGAAGATACTAATATGGTGGGATTAGCCCGATTTTATATGGAATTTTGTCGGGGGGAAACCTGCGGTAAATGTATTCCTTGTCGTACGGGTACTGTGCAACTATATCAAATGTTGACAAAAATCCTCAACGGCGAAGCCACAGAAAAAGACTTACAAGCATTAAGACATCTATCAGAAATGGTGAAAGCTACTAGCCTTTGTGGTTTAGGACAAACCGCCCCGAATCCTGTCTTAAGCACCCTGAAATATTTTGAAAATGAATATCAGGAGTTGTTGAAAGTTTAA
- the hoxU gene encoding bidirectional hydrogenase complex protein HoxU: MAVVTLKIDDIDVAIASGSSILTASKEAGVKIPTLCHLEGVSDVGACRLCLVQIKGSDKLVPSCITEVREGMEVFTQTDILKEYRKMTVELLFAEGNHICATCVANNNCQLQDTAVEVGMDHSRFNYRFPDRDVDLSHPMFGIDHNRCILCTRCVRVCSEIEGAHVWNVGFRGAAAKIISGLNQPWGDVSACTSCGKCVEACPTGTIFHKGVTTAEMHKHPDNIDFLHTAREKHQWTR; encoded by the coding sequence ATGGCTGTAGTAACTTTAAAAATTGATGATATTGATGTTGCGATCGCATCTGGCAGTAGTATCCTAACGGCATCTAAGGAAGCAGGGGTCAAAATTCCGACACTCTGTCATTTAGAAGGAGTTTCCGATGTGGGGGCTTGTCGTTTATGCCTTGTACAAATTAAGGGTAGTGATAAACTTGTACCGAGTTGCATTACCGAAGTAAGGGAAGGGATGGAAGTATTTACTCAAACAGACATCCTCAAAGAATATCGTAAAATGACTGTGGAATTACTTTTTGCTGAAGGTAATCACATTTGTGCTACTTGTGTGGCAAATAATAATTGTCAGTTGCAGGATACTGCGGTAGAAGTAGGTATGGATCACAGTCGCTTTAACTACCGTTTCCCTGATCGAGATGTGGACTTGTCCCATCCCATGTTTGGTATTGATCATAATCGTTGTATTCTTTGTACCCGTTGTGTGAGAGTGTGTAGCGAAATCGAAGGCGCTCACGTTTGGAATGTGGGATTTCGGGGGGCGGCGGCAAAGATTATTAGTGGACTAAATCAGCCTTGGGGGGATGTCTCTGCTTGTACTTCCTGCGGTAAGTGTGTAGAAGCCTGTCCCACGGGTACTATTTTTCATAAGGGTGTAACCACGGCAGAAATGCACAAACACCCTGATAATATTGACTTTTTACATACAGCAAGGGAGAAACACCAATGGACAAGATAA
- a CDS encoding NAD(P)-dependent nickel-iron dehydrogenase subunit HoxY, producing MDKIKFATVWLAGCSGCHMSFLDLDEFLFDIAEAVDMVYSPVASDIKDYPDNVDVCLVEGAIANEENLKLLLEVRRKTKFLISFGDCAVTANVPAMRNMLNGSDPVLKRCYLELSDHGGQIPKDPEIVPPLLEKVQPIHHVVEVDLFLPGCPPSAQRIKNAIAPLLKGEKPIMEGRDMIKFG from the coding sequence ATGGACAAGATAAAATTTGCCACGGTTTGGTTAGCAGGTTGTTCTGGTTGTCATATGTCTTTTCTCGACTTGGATGAGTTTTTATTTGATATAGCCGAAGCGGTGGATATGGTTTATAGCCCCGTTGCTAGTGATATTAAAGATTATCCTGATAATGTAGATGTCTGTCTCGTGGAAGGTGCGATCGCCAACGAGGAAAACTTAAAATTACTGCTTGAAGTACGCAGAAAAACTAAATTTTTAATCTCCTTCGGTGATTGTGCTGTGACAGCCAATGTACCTGCTATGAGGAATATGTTAAATGGCTCTGATCCTGTGTTAAAACGGTGTTATCTGGAGTTAAGCGATCACGGTGGTCAAATTCCTAAAGACCCCGAAATCGTGCCTCCATTATTGGAAAAAGTACAACCCATTCACCATGTGGTAGAGGTGGATTTATTCCTCCCCGGATGCCCTCCCTCTGCCCAAAGAATCAAAAATGCGATCGCACCTCTATTGAAAGGAGAAAAACCTATCATGGAAGGGCGAGACATGATCAAATTTGGTTAA
- a CDS encoding Uma2 family endonuclease, translating to MLLALEKINVLEGQTLVINDVDWKQFEQILEELGEKRNSRIAYHHNILKIMTPSLEYERDKVLISTLLEIILEELDIDFCLGSTTFKSEILQKGLEPDNCFYIQNEAKIRGKKRIDLTIDPPPDLALEVDLTSRTYPHIYSALGVPELWRFEKGNLQINVLKNGQYIEVESSPICPNIPLKNLIPEFLNQCKTQGRNKTVRAFRTLIKDYTIHNGKTII from the coding sequence ATGCTTTTAGCCTTAGAAAAAATTAACGTTTTAGAAGGTCAAACTTTGGTTATAAATGATGTTGATTGGAAGCAATTTGAACAAATATTAGAAGAATTAGGAGAGAAAAGAAATAGTAGAATTGCCTATCATCATAACATCCTAAAAATTATGACTCCATCCCTAGAATATGAACGGGATAAGGTTTTAATAAGCACTTTATTAGAGATTATTTTAGAGGAATTAGACATTGATTTTTGTTTAGGTTCAACAACCTTTAAAAGCGAAATATTGCAAAAAGGACTAGAACCTGATAACTGTTTTTACATTCAAAATGAAGCCAAAATTCGAGGTAAAAAAAGAATAGATTTAACCATAGATCCTCCTCCCGATTTAGCCTTAGAAGTGGATCTAACATCTCGTACTTATCCTCATATTTATTCGGCTTTAGGTGTTCCTGAATTGTGGCGTTTTGAAAAAGGTAATTTACAGATAAATGTTCTGAAAAATGGTCAATATATAGAGGTAGAATCTAGTCCTATTTGTCCTAATATTCCTTTAAAAAACTTAATTCCAGAATTTTTAAATCAGTGTAAAACTCAAGGAAGAAATAAAACCGTTAGAGCTTTTCGGACTTTAATTAAAGATTATACCATACACAATGGAAAAACCATTATATAA